A stretch of Asterias rubens unplaced genomic scaffold, eAstRub1.3, whole genome shotgun sequence DNA encodes these proteins:
- the LOC117306590 gene encoding uncharacterized protein LOC117306590 has product MMASYTMASIGLVIFGLCVLLVPIASSKRCTYDCEWEDEELTLCDDRFVYIFSGKVVRVFGGERRGYVDYDVEMTEIFRGEGNDVFVGSVVTLRTMYDKHICPVRTMKEGDYFYFAVGQQSLKFNYRIFSDSCNSYIMKAHEFTGTVFADLLNGKFKVPCYS; this is encoded by the exons ATGATGGCGTCGTATACCATGGCAAGCATTGGACTGGTTATCTTCGGCTTGTGTGTGCTGTTGGTACCCATTGCTTCATCTAAAAGGTGTACTTATGACTGCGAATGGGAAGATGAGGAACTCACGCTTTGCGATGACCGCTTCGTGTACA TATTTTCCGGGAAAGTGGTTCGTGTCTTCGGCGGAGAGCGAAGAGGTTACGTGGACTATGACGTTGAGATGACCGAGATTTTCCGCGGTGAAGGCAATGATGTGTTCGTTGGTTCGGTGGTCACTCTCCGCACGATGTACGACAAACACATCTGTCCCGTTCGGACCATGAAAGAAGGCGATTACTTTTATTTCGCAGTGG GTCAACAGAGTCTGAAATTCAACTACCGTATCTTCTCCGATAGCTGCAATAGTTACATCATGAAGGCACATGAATTCACTGGAACCGTGTTTGCTGATCTGCTCAATGGCAAATTCAAGGTGCCCTGCTACTCATAA
- the LOC117306588 gene encoding probable G-protein coupled receptor No18: protein MNSQLNISNHTDAVGQNLSAIDDFDDTRESTDALLILSTVILLLSVFFGVVGNVLVCLSVYGNRSLRTANNALLVNLAVGDLVVCFTSTPIMLAGTLNNLGWTCNPYNDILCATQTIVHVISSSVQLITLVAISVERYEAIMHPFETKQKRRRVLAGITTSWVSAVLLSVPTAVFFQNSSLYLLCACQLTDEPNIDYIHIAIIAPLGLVCLLGVMIFYLKIFRTVRKHVKENKSKSNSITSHAGNDTTTRPVSSRLCCCWRRNVIAPIAVPVTLRNQGRDPAVQINVLPGTSGDLLQGNPENKKGDSRESSPNTAASKSLLETKQGPCVVTGIPEVHQQSMTSSDTGVGSCGIAQEPPENEPGIQPNDGQRGFDHLQANATLFTVTPASPSNIYQAVDEDKASSLSPAASAADKDTASGGAVGGLNVDAGLERDPHRLSCISGDIQGSVCVMNPETRARGKRRVELKTAKRASYIIGVFSLCWLPLFVVSYVDTRPNLDILVTCIATMSAALNPLVYTVVNKAFRTEFVKILTKATNRCPCLRKP from the coding sequence ATGAATTCCCAGCTGAACATTTCTAACCACACAGACGCCGTTGGACAGAATTTATCTGCAATTGACGACTTTGACGACACCCGGGAGTCGACAGATGCACTGCTCATTCTGTCGACTGTGATTTTGCTTCTGTCGGTCTTCTTCGGTGTTGTGGGGAACGTTTTAGTGTGTTTAAGCGTGTACGGCAATCGGAGCTTACGGACAGCCAACAATGCCCTACTTGTCAATCTAGCCGTTGGAGACCTAGTGGTTTGTTTTACAAGTACACCCATCATGCTCGCGGGTACTCTCAACAACCTCGGCTGGACGTGTAACCCTTACAACGATATCCTCTGCGCCACGCAAACCATCGTTCACGTTATCAGCAGCTCCGTGCAGCTCATCACGTTAGTGGCGATAAGCGTGGAGCGTTACGAGGCGATTATGCACCCGTTCGAGACCAAGCAGAAACGTCGTCGCGTCTTAGCTGGGATAACCACCTCATGGGTCTCGGCAGTACTCCTATCCGTCCCGACTGCAGTGTTCTTCCAAAATTCTTCACTGTATCTGCTGTGTGCGTGTCAACTCACTGACGAACCCAATATAGATTATATCCATATAGCGATCATAGCGCCATTGGGACTCGTGTGCCTGCTCGGCGTCATGATCTTCTACCTGAAGATTTTCAGAACGGTTCGCAAACACGTCAAGGAGAACAAGTCTAAGTCCAATAGTATTACCAGCCACGCGGGCAACGACACCACCACCCGTCCGGTCTCGTCGAGATTGTGCTGTTGTTGGAGGAGGAACGTGATTGCTCCCATAGCTGTACCGGTAACGCTCCGGAACCAGGGCAGGGACCCCGCGGTCCAGATCAACGTCCTGCCAGGGACCAGTGGTGACCTGCTTCAAGGAAACCCCGAGAACAAAAAGGGAGATAGTCGTGAGAGTAGTCCGAACACAGCAGCCTCTAAATCACTCTTGGAGACCAAGCAAGGTCCGTGTGTTGTGACTGGGATTCCGGAGGTACATCAACAGAGCATGACATCATCTGACACTGGTGTTGGATCGTGTGGTATAGCTCAAGAACCTCCAGAAAACGAACCAGGAATTCAACCCAACGATGGTCAGCGTGGGTTCGATCATTTACAAGCTAATGCGACGTTATTTACCGTCACTCCAGCGAGTCCCTCCAACATCTACCAGGCCGTCGATGAAGACAAGGCTTCGTCCTTATCGCCAGCAGCATCTGCCGCTGACAAGGACACCGCGTCGGGTGGAGCAGTTGGCGGCCTGAACGTGGACGCTGGACTGGAGCGTGACCCCCACCGTCTCAGCTGTATCTCCGGTGATATCCAAGGCTCGGTGTGTGTTATGAACCCTGAGACTCGAGCACGAGGGAAGAGGAGAGTAGAGCTAAAGACAGCCAAGCGAGCCTCTTACATCATCGGTGTCTTCAGTCTCTGCTGGTTGCCTCTCTTTGTGGTGTCTTACGTTGACACGAGGCCTAATTTAGACATTCTTGTGACTTGTATAGCTACTATGAGTGCAGCTCTCAACCCACTCGTTTACACGGTGGTCAATAAGGCATTCCGGACTGAGTTCGTTAAAATACTAACTAAGGCGACAAATAGATGTCCCTGCCTTCGTAAACCATGA